Proteins encoded by one window of Amblyraja radiata isolate CabotCenter1 unplaced genomic scaffold, sAmbRad1.1.pri scaffold_996_ctg1, whole genome shotgun sequence:
- the LOC116970529 gene encoding zinc finger protein 679-like produces MEDHMTGHNKEKRYECDVCGKAWQKQSLLELHRLEQTGERPFNCSEYGKSFTNSSLLQRHNRVHSSERPFTCSDCGKSFKMANRLKIHRQVPTGLWVYTSGQHQDCPYCGDEFDSSRGLQQHRLTHAGEQLLPL; encoded by the exons atggaggaccacatgacggggcacaacaaggagaagcgttatgagtgtgacgtgtgtggcaaggcctggcagaagcAGAGCCTGCTGGAGCTCCACCGGCTGGAGcaaacgggagaacgccccttcaactgctcggagtacggcaagagcttcaccaa CTCCAGCCTCCTGCAAAGGCACAACCGTGTGCACTccagcgagaggcccttcacctgctccgactgcggcaagagctttaagATGGCGAATCGCCTGAAGATACACCGGCAGGTGCCCACGGGCCTGTGGGTGTACACCAGTGGCCAGCACCAAGACTGCCCATACTGCGGTGATGAGTTTGACAGCTCACGGGGGTTGCAGCAGCACCGGCTGACCCACgctggcgagcagctgctcccactgtga